A genomic stretch from Schistosoma haematobium chromosome 2, whole genome shotgun sequence includes:
- a CDS encoding hypothetical protein (EggNog:ENOG41034AA~COG:J), which produces MSFTFEQLEALLERQEKRFEQFQIRMIEMLTQKMNLDQKEVTDDPFKSHVDQIVNSIHEFHFDDSAGITFETWFKKYENLFEVDLKKLDDAAKVRLLLRKLGTVEQERYSNFILPKNPRGFSFDSTIELLSQIFAEQSSLFNIRYQCLKMTKAGDDDWVKHAGLVNRERERYKLSAMTEDQFKCLVFVCSLQSPEDADIRTRILSKIEQCPNMTLQEVTKVPEIGKPKA; this is translated from the coding sequence ATGTCATTTACCTTTGAACAATTGGAAGCCTTATTGGAACGCCAAGAAAAACGTTTTGAACAGTTCCAGATACGCATGATAGAGATGCTAACTCAGAAAATGAACCTGGATCAAAAAGAAGTTACAGATGATCCCTTCAAATCACATGTTGACCAGATTGTTAATTCTATCcatgaatttcattttgatgattCAGCTGGCATTACTTTTGAAACTTGGTTcaagaaatatgaaaatttgTTCGAGGTCGACCTCAAAAAACTTGATGACGCCGCTAAGGTCAGACTACTCTTGCGAAAACTTGGAACTGTTGAACAAGAACGTTACAGTAACTTTATCCTTCCAAAGAATCCAAGAGGTTTTTCTTTCGATTCAACGATTGAACTTTTGTCGCAAATCTTTGCTGAACAGTCATCCTTGTTTAATATTCGTTATCAATGTCTCAAGATGACAAAAGCAGGTGATGATGACTGGGTGAAGCATGCGGGATTAGTGAACCGTGAACGTGAGCGCTACAAACTATCAGCAATGACAGAAGACCAGTTCAAGTGTCTCGTATTTGTGTGCAGCCTCCAATCTCCCGAAGATGCCGATATTAGAACTagaattttgagtaaaattgAACAATGTCCGAATATGACACTACAAGAAGTTACCAAAGTGCCAGAGATTGGTAAACCTAAAGCATGA